Within the Epinephelus lanceolatus isolate andai-2023 chromosome 22, ASM4190304v1, whole genome shotgun sequence genome, the region GCTTGGTCTTGCTCTAGCTGACCGCGTCCGTGTCCATACAGTAGCTtaaattcttgtttttctttttaattcatTCATATTAATTCATGAAAGTTTGTCTGATTTTCTTTTCAATCCCCAAGGGTGAGTGCAGATTTGTGTGTGGCCAGACTGACTGTGATGTTGAGTGGACGTATGAAGAAGTTTGTAAAATGGCTCTGCTGACCCCTGAAGAAATGGATTACTTTGAAAAGAAGCTGTTCAGTAATGCTGCCAAGAACTACTTCGACATCAAATTAGTAAGTACCTTACTTACACTTTTTACAATCTGTTCTTGGAAACCACATTTCCTAGCTGTGCACTCATATGGGCCTACAAAAgatggatttaaaaaaatctctatCTTTGTTTTCTGAATGAACAGTGTCCTGGCTGCAAGTATTCTGTGGTGAGAACTGACCTGGATAATCTCAGGGTCTGCTGCACAGTGTGCACAGCTAACAAAAATGAGGCCTTCTCATTCTGCTGGCAGTGCCTGAATGAATGGAAACATCCATCCCCATATTCAGACCGCTGTGCGAATGAAGGTTGCATCAACAAGTCACTAGAAATATTGATGACCTGCCCAGATATCAGCTTTGAGGATGTGAGGGGGGTCACTGGCTGTCCCTCCATCCGTGCCTGTCCCACCTGTGGTCTGCTGGTGGAGCATGACAGAACTCACTGTAAAAATGTCACATGTCAGCGGTGTAAGGTGGAattctgttttgtgtgtctgaagCTCACTGAAAAGTGCAAGAAGCTGAGGGAATTATCATACTACATACTTTGCCCCAGTGGTGTCGCCCCAAGACAGACCTCTATACCTGTGTGGAAAAGGAAATAGACTGTGAGTGCATCAGCTTCTATTGATTTAACActgtacttttttgttttttgaagcgACCTAGTTTCTTTGCAGTGTCATGTATCTATAAGCCTGTTTATGAAGTCTTATGTGgtatttatacttctgcatatAATTGACGCTGTACCTATGGTGTAGGCTCTGCGTCAACGTagagcctacactgtagcctgacgtgcacctccccagaaatgtaactacacgtcactgcgacgcagacctcctgtctgtttctgtaagctgaaaccatttccctcagtggaaacaaagcttttatttactttaatttcacagataagaaacaataaattgtgaagacaataaagcctccacaaaaatagcattttaagtcttgtgtgtgatttatcctggcttcatatgagcagtggAAATCTCCactcgttgctaggctaatttacaaaatgtaaaatgccataggcttgtgctaataacgttagcatgttgtatttgtttggaaaaagtgtttaatataagacagttgttttggcggtgaaccttgtgaggtgtaatggagctgaattttgtaacgttacctttgtttaatgttgctgttgttcttggatttatatgagaagaggaaaagtccactagccactaggctaatttatacaatgtaaaatgccataggcttgtgctaataatgttagcatgttgtatttgtgtataGGTTTAGCAATGTTTTCTCATTATTTAAGTATAATTTATTGGCATCATGTCTGGGGCAGGAAACTGTTAATGACTGTATTTTctgttcaataaaaaaaaatctgattaaaatgtaaatttatcATGTAAAATTTGTttgaattaattatttaattatttctcTTGCACATTACTCTGAGAAAAATAAgccatgaaaatgaaaattcaacattcaatgtttttaaaggcagctgTTTGCTACAGATCAGTGTGATGCTCCGGGGCAGAGTGGATCCTGATCCTGCAGGAGCAACATTTCCTCACAGACACCACGGCTGCAGCCAGGAGACACACAGCTGCAGTGACGCTGAGCGCTGAGGCTGCAGTGAGGTCTGCGGGAAGTCTGAGGGGCGACCAGGTCTCGTTCTGGGCTGAAGTTACACTCTCactgaccaaaaaaagaaataaaatagttaAGTATATAGGTTACTGTAAATCAAAATGGTACTTGCTGAAAGTTGTACTTGCCTTGTTATAGAAGCAGGAAATGTACTGAGGTCATCTGAGGGAGGAGTAACGTCAGGGTACACACATAACCTCCTGTCAGGGCAGTGGAGTAAACCCTGGTATCCTTTGATCTGATGGTTAAAAACAGCAAAGAACAGATAGTGTGATGAAAGTTCAGATGAGAAGTGAAGATCTGTTTGGTGCTGTATGCAGCATTTGTTTAAAGATATAATTAGGCCCTTTTTTGACTTTGATTGACAGAACATTTGTTAGCATGAAAAGGGGAAAGGGGGCATGTAGCAAAGGGCTGTAGGTTGGAGTTGATCCCGCGGCCACTACGGCAAGGACAAAGCCTTTGTatatggggtgcctgctctactaGGTGAACTAATGGGTGCCCTGTATGGAGCATTTTTAAACACCAGTGTATTATTGTCACGTCAGGTGTTATGTTTTGGTAAAGACCTTGGTTTTAAAGCATATTGTACCCTCTCTAAATACAGTgttggaatgtaactaagtacattcaAAATTGGAGGTATTTGTACTTATTGATTTATACTGTGGTAACACAGGGTTGTGTCATGTTACCTGAATGGTGCCCCCTGCTGGACAGTTCACCCACTCAGAGCCAGACACCTGGATTTGGTACCTGTTCGGTCCAGTGCATCTGTGTCTGTAACAACGTCCCTCCACAGAGCTGTTGAACAAAAGAATCTGACTCCAGTTCTAAAAGGAAGAAATTAATgttaaaaggatagtgcacccaaaaatgaaaat harbors:
- the LOC144459941 gene encoding E3 ubiquitin-protein ligase ARIH2-like, whose translation is MRASFASRQKRSDPGQPSNLATEPKSGDSGQLSNCVAAEQEKCYDVSDNTLSFVDGDDDMDFECNDYKSLRAKMSCGHVVTPMSLTNWCHWLLDQGECRFVCGQTDCDVEWTYEEVCKMALLTPEEMDYFEKKLFSNAAKNYFDIKLCPGCKYSVVRTDLDNLRVCCTVCTANKNEAFSFCWQCLNEWKHPSPYSDRCANEGCINKSLEILMTCPDISFEDVRGVTGCPSIRACPTCGLLVEHDRTHCKNVTCQRCKVEFCFVCLKLTEKCKKLRELSYYILCPSGVAPRQTSIPVWKRK